One genomic region from Caballeronia sp. M1242 encodes:
- a CDS encoding PQQ-binding-like beta-propeller repeat protein has product MSRHFSVRAVLSLLGAAMVAAAIVVGCSGGGSSSTTSSVAAGGGAAAPASSPAAASDGTSGGTPTQPATHPIDVATYHNDIARTGQQLYESVLTPANVNAATFGKLAVFAADGPVDAQPLFLAAVPIAGGTHNVLYVATENASVFAFDADTGATLWKASTLASGETPSDDHGCGQITPTIGITATPVIDRARGAMYVVGMSKDGAGRYHQRIHALDLATGAELFGGPTEIAASYPGTGVGSQNGRVVFDPGQYAERASLLLLGGVVYTAWTSHCDIMPYTGWVIGYNASTLQQASVLNVTPNGQMGAIWMSGAGLASDGASIYLLDANGTFDATLDGQGMPIHGDFGNGFLKLATTPTLAVTDYFQPSNTVQQSSADEDLGSGGALVLPDLPDASGAIRHLALGAGKNSVIYVVNRDSMGKFDSNADHIYQELVGQIRGPVFGMPAYYNRTVYFGAIGDSIKAFTISDARLSSTPASQTPTSFGFPGATPSVSANGAANGIVWAAENGTIAALHAYDASNLARELYNSRQAGARDQFGQGNKFITPTIANGKVYVGTRSGVGVFGVLSR; this is encoded by the coding sequence ATGAGTCGGCATTTTTCGGTTCGCGCAGTGCTCTCCCTGCTTGGCGCGGCGATGGTCGCGGCGGCGATCGTCGTGGGATGCAGCGGGGGCGGTTCTTCATCGACGACGAGTTCCGTCGCGGCGGGCGGCGGGGCGGCAGCGCCCGCGTCCAGTCCTGCGGCAGCATCAGATGGAACGAGCGGCGGCACACCGACGCAGCCGGCCACGCACCCGATCGACGTCGCCACGTACCACAACGACATCGCGCGCACCGGCCAGCAGCTCTACGAATCCGTGCTGACGCCCGCGAACGTCAACGCGGCCACGTTCGGCAAGCTCGCCGTCTTCGCAGCGGACGGCCCCGTCGATGCCCAGCCGCTTTTCCTCGCCGCCGTGCCCATCGCGGGCGGCACGCACAACGTGCTGTATGTCGCGACCGAGAACGCGAGCGTCTTTGCGTTCGACGCGGACACCGGCGCCACGCTCTGGAAAGCGAGCACGCTCGCAAGCGGCGAGACGCCGAGCGACGACCACGGCTGCGGTCAGATCACGCCGACCATCGGCATCACGGCGACGCCGGTCATCGACCGCGCGCGCGGCGCGATGTATGTCGTCGGCATGTCGAAAGACGGCGCGGGGCGCTATCACCAGCGCATTCATGCGCTCGACCTTGCGACGGGCGCGGAGCTTTTCGGCGGGCCGACGGAGATTGCCGCATCGTATCCCGGCACCGGCGTGGGCAGCCAGAACGGGCGCGTCGTGTTCGATCCGGGGCAATACGCCGAGCGAGCGTCGCTGTTGCTGCTGGGTGGCGTCGTCTATACGGCATGGACGTCGCATTGCGACATCATGCCGTACACCGGCTGGGTGATCGGCTACAACGCGAGCACGCTGCAACAGGCGAGCGTGCTGAACGTCACGCCCAACGGACAGATGGGCGCGATCTGGATGAGCGGCGCGGGCCTCGCTTCGGATGGCGCGTCCATCTATCTTCTCGATGCGAACGGTACCTTCGACGCGACGCTCGACGGGCAGGGCATGCCGATTCACGGCGATTTCGGCAACGGCTTCCTGAAGCTCGCCACGACGCCGACGCTCGCCGTCACCGATTACTTCCAGCCGTCGAACACGGTGCAGCAGTCGAGCGCGGACGAGGATCTCGGTTCCGGCGGCGCGCTCGTGTTACCCGATCTTCCGGATGCAAGCGGCGCGATCCGCCATCTCGCGCTCGGCGCGGGCAAGAACTCGGTGATCTACGTGGTCAACCGCGATTCGATGGGCAAGTTCGATTCGAACGCGGATCACATCTATCAGGAGCTCGTCGGGCAGATTCGCGGGCCGGTGTTCGGCATGCCCGCGTACTACAACCGGACCGTGTACTTCGGCGCGATAGGCGACAGCATCAAGGCATTCACGATCAGCGACGCGCGGCTCTCGTCCACGCCCGCCAGCCAGACGCCCACGAGTTTCGGCTTTCCGGGCGCGACGCCGAGCGTGTCGGCGAACGGTGCGGCGAACGGCATCGTGTGGGCGGCGGAAAACGGCACCATCGCGGCGCTGCACGCGTACGACGCGTCGAATCTCGCGCGCGAGCTGTACAACAGCCGACAGGCCGGCGCGCGCGACCAGTTCGGCCAGGGCAACAAGTTCATCACGCCGACGATTGCGAACGGCAAGGTGTACGTGGGCACGCGCAGCGGCGTGGGCGTGTTCGGAGTGCTTTCGCGATAG